The nucleotide window CCTGGCGCGGCTGGCTAAAAACAATCCGGGCACTATCTTAAATCCCAACTATTTACAGGATGAAGCCGGCCGGCAGATTGAGCAATTGGGCATTGTCGCCGGCAGCACGGCCCACCCGGCCAGCAGCCTCAGCGGCGGCAACCAACAGAAGTTAATCATCGGCAGGTGGCTGGCCGTTCAGCCGCGTCTCCTTTTACTCGACGATCCTACCAAAGGTGTCGACGTCAACGCCCGCCGGGAGATCCATGACCTGCTGCGGCAAATGGCCGCCTCTGGGACGGCGGTCCTTATCGCTTCCAGTGATAATGAAGAGCTCCTGGCCATCGCCGAGCGTATTTATGTCTTTTACGAGGGTGAAATAGTTGCTATCCTCCAGGGAAGCGAAAAAACGGAAGAAGCCCTGGTAGCGGCGATGCTCGGCATGAAACAGACCCGGCCTGAGGAGGGGACTTAAATGATACGGCTGTGGCGACGATTACGCTTATCCCCGGCGGCACCTGGCTATCTACTTTTGCTCTTAGGCATTATAGTTAATATCCTGGTCCAGGGGCCCGATTTTTTCACAAGCTACAATTTTAATTCTCTCCTGGCAGTAAACGCGCCCCTGGTGCTGGCGGCCATCGCCCAGACCGTTGTAGTATTGACCGGGGGTATCGATCTTTCCATTGGCAGCAATATGACTTTGGTTAATACTGTGGCTATTGCCCTGACCAACCAGGGGCACTGGCCGGTGGGACTGAGCTGGGCCGTTGCCTTGGCGGCCGCCACCCTGGTAGGGACGGGAAACGGCCTGATGGTGGCCTATTTGCGCATACCGCCCCTCCTGGCCACTTTTGCATCTATGTCCGTGGTCGGCGGTCTTGCCCTGTGGATATGGCCTAAACCGGGTGGGATGGTTCCCCGGGAGATTTACACTACCTACGGCGCCGCCATCATGGGGATCCCTGTAGCAGGCTGGATTATCATTGCCGTAGCACTACTTTGGCTGTTGATCTCCCGCCGGCGTGTCGGCATTTACCTTCGCGCCGTCGGCGGACGTGAGCGTAGCGCCTATGCTTCAGGAATCAACACAGCTGCGGTAAAGTTTTTCGCTTATACCTTCTGCGGGTTCATTACCGGTGTAGCCGGTCTATGCCTGACGGCTTTAACCGCGTCTGGAGATCCCAAGATAGGCCAGATGTTTGGCCTCAACTCCGTTGCTGCTGTAATTCTGGGCGGCAGCAGCCTGGCAGGAGGATGGGGTAGTATCGGTGGTTCTATAGCCGGAGCCCTTTTCCTGGGGTTAATAAATAACATCGTCTTTTTCCTTTTCCGCAACTATGTTAGCCATGTCCAGAGTCTTACAAGCGTAGCCTCATTTTACCAGCAGCTTCTGGCCAATCTCATTGTGATTTTAGGCCTGGCCAGTGCAGCGTTGACGCAGCGTGGCGGGGCCCTTGGCGGCTTGGGTCGGCGCCGCCGGGGAGGGAGGACCCAGCATGTCTAAAATCAACCTCAATTGGCGGCACAACCAGATTCTTATGGCCGGGCTCATCGCCGTCGCCCTGTTTATCGGCGGCGGCCTGATCAACACCAGTTTCTTATCGCCGGCCAATATTGGCAGCATCCTGGCCATGGCCGTCTTGCTGGGGTTCGCCGCCGCCGGCCAGACCCTGGTGGTCATCGCCGGTGGGGAAGGAATCGACCTTTCTGTAGGGGCAGTCATGTCCCTGGGTGCGGTATTGGCCGCCCAGACTATGGCTGGCCAAAATAGCAATATCCTCCCGGCCCTGCTGCTGGTTATCCTATCAGGGGCGACTATCGGATTGTTCAACGCTGCCGGCATCCTCTATGCCCGGGTGCCTCCCCTGGTAATGACCATGGCCATGGCCAACGTTGTGACCACCGTCCAGCTGATTTATACCCACGGTTCACCGGTGGGTATGCCGGCGCCCATCATTGCTTTTATCGGCTCGCGCCGCTTATTTCCCTTCCTGCCCTGGCTGGCGGTGCTGGGCATTATAGTGTTAATCCTGATGCAGTTTATCCTGCGCCGGACCGTGTACGGGCAGCAGCTCTATGCCATCGGCAGCAACTACAACGCCGCTTATCTGGCCGGGGTGCGGGCCGACGCGGTCAAGGGTATTGCCTATATCCTGAGCGGGATTTTGAGTAGCCTGGCCGGCTTCTGGCTTATTGCTTACAACAACTTTGTCTTTGTCAACATGGGCGCCGCCTATGTACTGCCCTCGGTGGCAGCGGTAGTTATCGGCGGTACCTCTCTGGCCGGGGGTGAAGGTTCCTATACCGGTACCCTGCTCGGTTCGGTGATCCTTACAGCCCTGGCCAATCTCCTGGTGGTGCTGCACACTGATGAAGCCGGCCGTCAAGTCATCAACGGTCTGGTCCTGATCCTGCTCCTCGCCCTTTATACCCGGCAACCAGCCATCCGGCAGTGAGCCGGGAAAGGAGGTCAAGAAAATTGAGCAATAGAGATGTTATCCGTATCGGTATTGTTGGTGCCGGGTTTATCGGCGCCATCCACGCCGCTGGTTACGCCCACAATCCCCGGGCACGACTAACGGCAGTGGCCGATATTAGGCCGGAAAAAGCCGGCGAACTGGCGGCTAAGTACGGTCTCAAAGCTTACCCCACCCTGGATGCAATGCTGACCGCGGAAAAACTGGACGCCGTCGATATCTGCCTGCCATCGCCTTACCACCGCGAAGCTGTGGTCAAAGCTGCCGCCGCCGGCCTGCACATCCTGGTGGAAAAACCTTTTGCCCTCAACCTAGAAGATATCGACGCAATGATCGCTGCCGTCGAGGCCGGCGGCGTGCGCTTGATGGTGGCCCACGTTTGCCGGTTCATGCCCGAATACATGGTAGCCAAATCCCTTCTGGAAGAAGGAAAGTTAGGACGGCCCCTCTTTTTCGGCGCCTGGCGAGTATCAGCCACCCCCGGGTGGAGCTGGAACAACTGGCTCTTAGACCGCCAGCAAAGCGGGGGTACCATTATGGACCTGCAGATTCACGACATCGACCTCAGCAACTGGTTATTGGGAGAGCCACAATCCTTTTACATGCAGGAAATAATGACCCCCGGTCGTCTGGGACCGGCCCATGTAGTTTCCAACCTCACTTATGCTAATGGTGCCGCGGCGTGCCTGGAAGCCAGTCACCTGATGCCGCCCTCCTACCCCTTTACCACCGGCTACCGCCTGGTAGGCGAGGAAGGCGTTGTAGAGTTCATGAGTCCCCGCGCAGGCGAAAAGCAGGTCCTGGTCTATAGGGGTGATGAAGTGACGACCATAGACGGCAACCGCCTGCCGGCGATCATGGCCG belongs to Moorella humiferrea and includes:
- a CDS encoding ABC transporter permease translates to MIRLWRRLRLSPAAPGYLLLLLGIIVNILVQGPDFFTSYNFNSLLAVNAPLVLAAIAQTVVVLTGGIDLSIGSNMTLVNTVAIALTNQGHWPVGLSWAVALAAATLVGTGNGLMVAYLRIPPLLATFASMSVVGGLALWIWPKPGGMVPREIYTTYGAAIMGIPVAGWIIIAVALLWLLISRRRVGIYLRAVGGRERSAYASGINTAAVKFFAYTFCGFITGVAGLCLTALTASGDPKIGQMFGLNSVAAVILGGSSLAGGWGSIGGSIAGALFLGLINNIVFFLFRNYVSHVQSLTSVASFYQQLLANLIVILGLASAALTQRGGALGGLGRRRRGGRTQHV
- a CDS encoding ABC transporter permease; its protein translation is MSKINLNWRHNQILMAGLIAVALFIGGGLINTSFLSPANIGSILAMAVLLGFAAAGQTLVVIAGGEGIDLSVGAVMSLGAVLAAQTMAGQNSNILPALLLVILSGATIGLFNAAGILYARVPPLVMTMAMANVVTTVQLIYTHGSPVGMPAPIIAFIGSRRLFPFLPWLAVLGIIVLILMQFILRRTVYGQQLYAIGSNYNAAYLAGVRADAVKGIAYILSGILSSLAGFWLIAYNNFVFVNMGAAYVLPSVAAVVIGGTSLAGGEGSYTGTLLGSVILTALANLLVVLHTDEAGRQVINGLVLILLLALYTRQPAIRQ
- a CDS encoding Gfo/Idh/MocA family protein — protein: MSNRDVIRIGIVGAGFIGAIHAAGYAHNPRARLTAVADIRPEKAGELAAKYGLKAYPTLDAMLTAEKLDAVDICLPSPYHREAVVKAAAAGLHILVEKPFALNLEDIDAMIAAVEAGGVRLMVAHVCRFMPEYMVAKSLLEEGKLGRPLFFGAWRVSATPGWSWNNWLLDRQQSGGTIMDLQIHDIDLSNWLLGEPQSFYMQEIMTPGRLGPAHVVSNLTYANGAAACLEASHLMPPSYPFTTGYRLVGEEGVVEFMSPRAGEKQVLVYRGDEVTTIDGNRLPAIMAGDPYTEELAHFVDCLLTGAPFRVSPMEARLAVATVLKLVASFSRGTWGANRRPG